A single Blastococcus colisei DNA region contains:
- the hisG gene encoding ATP phosphoribosyltransferase gives MLRIAVPNKGVLSEPAAEMLAESGYRQRRSTKDLAVYDPDNDTEFFYLRPRDIAVYVAAGTLDVGITGRDMLLETAPDDGEGPAAVEVMSLGFGRSSFRFAAPVESGIEQVEQLAGKRIATAYPVLLRRFLEESGIKADVVKLDGAVETACRLGVADAVCDVVETGTTLRAAGLHIIGEPVLTSEAILVRREGAEEIPAVAQLRRRLKGVLVARQYVMLDYDCPDEILAEATAITPGIEGPTVSPLQRAGWSAVRAMVTQADTNRVMDELWELGARAILVTSIHASRV, from the coding sequence GTGCTGCGCATCGCCGTGCCCAACAAGGGCGTCCTGAGCGAACCCGCGGCCGAGATGCTCGCCGAGAGCGGCTACCGCCAGCGGCGCAGCACCAAGGACCTCGCGGTCTACGACCCGGACAACGACACCGAGTTCTTCTACCTCCGCCCGCGCGACATCGCCGTCTACGTCGCGGCGGGCACGCTGGACGTGGGCATCACCGGTCGCGACATGCTGCTGGAGACCGCGCCCGACGACGGCGAGGGACCGGCTGCGGTCGAGGTCATGTCGCTGGGCTTCGGCCGGTCCTCCTTCCGGTTCGCCGCACCGGTGGAGTCGGGCATCGAGCAGGTGGAGCAGCTCGCCGGCAAGCGGATCGCCACCGCCTACCCGGTGCTCCTGCGGCGCTTTCTCGAGGAGTCGGGGATCAAGGCCGACGTGGTGAAGCTGGACGGCGCGGTCGAGACCGCCTGCCGCCTGGGTGTGGCCGACGCCGTGTGCGACGTCGTCGAGACGGGGACGACGTTGCGTGCCGCCGGGCTGCACATCATCGGCGAGCCCGTCCTCACCAGCGAGGCCATCCTGGTCCGCCGCGAGGGGGCGGAGGAGATCCCGGCCGTCGCCCAGCTGCGGCGCCGCCTCAAGGGTGTCCTCGTCGCCCGCCAGTACGTGATGCTCGACTACGACTGCCCCGACGAGATCCTGGCGGAGGCCACCGCGATCACGCCCGGGATCGAGGGCCCCACGGTGAGCCCGCTGCAGCGGGCCGGCTGGTCGGCGGTCCGCGCGATGGTGACGCAGGCCGACACGAACCGGGTCATGGACGAGCTCTGGGAGCTGGGCGCCCGCGCCATCCTGGTCACGAGCATCCACGCGTCCCGCGTCTGA
- a CDS encoding phosphoribosyl-ATP diphosphatase produces the protein MKTFDELFAELSAKVAAADPTSGTVQAVRDGVHAAGKKVVEEASESWMAAEHETNERTAEEISQLLYRVQVLMLTRGLTLDDVYAHL, from the coding sequence GTGAAGACCTTCGACGAGCTGTTCGCCGAGCTGTCGGCGAAGGTGGCCGCCGCCGACCCGACGTCGGGCACCGTGCAGGCGGTGCGCGACGGTGTGCACGCCGCCGGCAAGAAGGTCGTGGAGGAGGCGTCCGAGTCCTGGATGGCCGCCGAGCACGAGACGAACGAGCGGACGGCGGAGGAGATCAGCCAGCTCCTCTATCGGGTGCAGGTCCTCATGCTGACCCGGGGCCTGACGCTGGACGACGTCTACGCTCACCTCTGA